From Triticum aestivum cultivar Chinese Spring chromosome 4A, IWGSC CS RefSeq v2.1, whole genome shotgun sequence, a single genomic window includes:
- the LOC123088298 gene encoding protein NRT1/ PTR FAMILY 2.3 isoform X2, producing the protein MDSSTNSKLKPFVDKEEAQEKPGRERGGWITLPFIAGSMLGLGLAVNGTTSNLLVYLLKEYNVESIDAAQIANIARGSLNLVPVAGAVLADSYLGSFPVILAGAVINLLAFVLFTLTAAVPSLRPPHCTSPSTVGCQHGSPGQLVMLYAAIFLLAIGTGGTRFNIATMGADQFVSTREQDTFFNWYFVFLYGSFIVGDTAIVYIQDGVSWAVGFGVCLAASTFSLAMVLLGARYYRMPATKGSPYTDLARVVVAAVRKANIQVDTNGGVHYNVGDGVVVDSTSDGAPSKSLRFLNRAAMITSASDNFGGASCPNAWRLCTVQQVEDLKSLLGVFPLWSSGIMVSVSIGVMIGMIILQALVMDRSLGPHFNIPAGAISVCSLVAFIVATPVLDRAVFPLWHRITSTPASPLQRVGLGHVVNVVGLVAAALVERRRLGSMRAHPGVPMSVLWLMLPLSIVGAEEALHFPGNMAFYYLEFPKTLRSLATAMAPLLIAMGFYLSTVFMDVVRWVTVWLPGNIDQGRLDNVYWTLAVAATLNFGYFLVCVWRYKYHNRGTGVAM; encoded by the exons CGTCAACGGGACGACCAGCAACCTGCTGGTGTACCTGCTCAAGGAGTACAACGTGGAGAGCATCGACGCCGCGCAGATCGCCAACATCGCTCGCGGCTCCCTCAACCTCGTGCCGGTCGCCGGCGCCGTCCTCGCCGACTCCTACCTCGGCTCCTTCCCCGTCATCCTCGCTGGTGCCGTCATCAACCTCCTG GCTTTCGTGTTGTTCACGCTCACCGCAGCAGTGCCGTCCCTGCGGCCGCCACACTGCACATCGCCGTCCACCGTCGGGTGCCAGCACGGATCCCCAGGGCAACTTGTCATGTTGTATGCCGCCATATTCCTTCTCGCCATTGGCACCGGCGGCACACGTTTCAACATCGCAACAATGGGTGCAGACCAGTTCGTCAGCACCCGTGAGCAAGACACCTTCTTCAACTGGTACTTTGTCTTCCTCTATGGCTCCTTCATCGTTGGCGACACGGCCATCGTCTACATCCAGGACGGCGTGTCGTGGGCTGTGGGGTTCGGCGTCTGTCTCGCCGCGTCGACGTTTAGCCTGGCGATGGTTCTTCTGGGCGCACGGTATTACCGGATGCCCGCAACAAAGGGCAGCCCCTACACAGACCTGGCTCGCGTCGTCGTGGCCGCCGTGCGCAAGGCTAACATCCAAGTCGACACGAATGGTGGTGTGCACTACAACGTAGGAGACGGTGTCGTCGTGGACTCGACCAGCGATGGGGCACCAAGTAAAAGCTTAAG ATTTCTAAATCGAGCCGCCATGATCACAAGTGCAAGCGACAATTTCGGGGGTGCATCATGTCCTAACGCCTGGCGGTTGTGCACGGTGCAGCAGGTCGAAGACCTCAAATCCCTCCTCGGTGTCTTCCCGTTGTGGTCGTCCGGCATAATGGTTAGTGTGTCGATCGGAGTGATGATTGGCATGATCATCctacaggccctcgtcatggacCGCTCGCTCGGACCACACTTCAACATCCCTGCGGGGGCTATCTCTGTCTGCTCCCTCGTCGCATTCATCGTGGCAACCCCGGTCCTGGACCGCGCCGTCTTCCCACTCTGGCACAGGATCACCAGCACCCCGGCATCCCCGCTGCAGCGCGTGGGACTCGGCCATGTGGTGAATGTTGTAGGCTTGGTTGCCGCCGCACTGGTGGAGCGCCGGAGGCTTGGTAGCATGCGTGCGCACCCCGGTGTGCCCATGTCCGTGTTGTGGCTCATGCTCCCGCTGAGCATCGTCGGGGCCGAAGAGGCCCTACACTTCCCTGGTAACATGGCCTTCTACTACCTGGAGTTCCCCAAGACGCTACGGAGCCTGGCTACAGCTATGGCACCACTGCTCATCGCGATGGGATTCTACCTAAGCACGGTGTTCATGGACGTGGTGAGGTGGGTCACGGTGTGGCTGCCGGGGAACATAGACCAAGGGAGGCTAGACAATGTTTATTGGACACTGGCGGTGGCAGCGACACTCAATTTTGGCTACTTCCTCGTCTGTGTCTGGCGATACAAGTACCATAACCGAGGGACGGGTGTGGCAATGTAG
- the LOC123088298 gene encoding protein NRT1/ PTR FAMILY 2.3 isoform X1, producing the protein MDSSTNSKLKPFVDKEEAQEKPGRERGGWITLPFIAGSMLGLGLAVNGTTSNLLVYLLKEYNVESIDAAQIANIARGSLNLVPVAGAVLADSYLGSFPVILAGAVINLLAFVLFTLTAAVPSLRPPHCTSPSTVGCQHGSPGQLVMLYAAIFLLAIGTGGTRFNIATMGADQFVSTREQDTFFNWYFVFLYGSFIVGDTAIVYIQDGVSWAVGFGVCLAASTFSLAMVLLGARYYRMPATKGSPYTDLARVVVAAVRKANIQVDTNGGVHYNVGDGVVVDSTSDGAPSKSLRFLNRAAMITSASDNFGGASCPNAWRLCTVQQVEDLKSLLGVFPLWSSGIMVSVSIGVMIGMIILQALVMDRSLGPHFNIPAGAISVCSLVAFIVATPVLDRAVFPLWHRITSTPASPLQRVGLGHVVNVVGLVAAALVERRRLGSMRAHPGVPMSVLWLMLPLSIVGAEEALHFPGNMAFYYLEFPKTLRSLATAMAPLLIAMGFYLSTVFMDVVRWVTVWLPGNIDQGRLDNVYWTLAVAATLNFGYFLVCVWRYKYHNRGTGVAM; encoded by the exons ATGGATAGCTCCACTAACTCTAAACTCAAGCCGTTCGTCGACAAGGAAGAAGCCCAAGAGAAACCAGGCAGAGAGCGAGGAGGATGGATCACTCTCCCCTTCATAGCTG GGAGCATGCTGGGGCTGGGGCTGGCCGTCAACGGGACGACCAGCAACCTGCTGGTGTACCTGCTCAAGGAGTACAACGTGGAGAGCATCGACGCCGCGCAGATCGCCAACATCGCTCGCGGCTCCCTCAACCTCGTGCCGGTCGCCGGCGCCGTCCTCGCCGACTCCTACCTCGGCTCCTTCCCCGTCATCCTCGCTGGTGCCGTCATCAACCTCCTG GCTTTCGTGTTGTTCACGCTCACCGCAGCAGTGCCGTCCCTGCGGCCGCCACACTGCACATCGCCGTCCACCGTCGGGTGCCAGCACGGATCCCCAGGGCAACTTGTCATGTTGTATGCCGCCATATTCCTTCTCGCCATTGGCACCGGCGGCACACGTTTCAACATCGCAACAATGGGTGCAGACCAGTTCGTCAGCACCCGTGAGCAAGACACCTTCTTCAACTGGTACTTTGTCTTCCTCTATGGCTCCTTCATCGTTGGCGACACGGCCATCGTCTACATCCAGGACGGCGTGTCGTGGGCTGTGGGGTTCGGCGTCTGTCTCGCCGCGTCGACGTTTAGCCTGGCGATGGTTCTTCTGGGCGCACGGTATTACCGGATGCCCGCAACAAAGGGCAGCCCCTACACAGACCTGGCTCGCGTCGTCGTGGCCGCCGTGCGCAAGGCTAACATCCAAGTCGACACGAATGGTGGTGTGCACTACAACGTAGGAGACGGTGTCGTCGTGGACTCGACCAGCGATGGGGCACCAAGTAAAAGCTTAAG ATTTCTAAATCGAGCCGCCATGATCACAAGTGCAAGCGACAATTTCGGGGGTGCATCATGTCCTAACGCCTGGCGGTTGTGCACGGTGCAGCAGGTCGAAGACCTCAAATCCCTCCTCGGTGTCTTCCCGTTGTGGTCGTCCGGCATAATGGTTAGTGTGTCGATCGGAGTGATGATTGGCATGATCATCctacaggccctcgtcatggacCGCTCGCTCGGACCACACTTCAACATCCCTGCGGGGGCTATCTCTGTCTGCTCCCTCGTCGCATTCATCGTGGCAACCCCGGTCCTGGACCGCGCCGTCTTCCCACTCTGGCACAGGATCACCAGCACCCCGGCATCCCCGCTGCAGCGCGTGGGACTCGGCCATGTGGTGAATGTTGTAGGCTTGGTTGCCGCCGCACTGGTGGAGCGCCGGAGGCTTGGTAGCATGCGTGCGCACCCCGGTGTGCCCATGTCCGTGTTGTGGCTCATGCTCCCGCTGAGCATCGTCGGGGCCGAAGAGGCCCTACACTTCCCTGGTAACATGGCCTTCTACTACCTGGAGTTCCCCAAGACGCTACGGAGCCTGGCTACAGCTATGGCACCACTGCTCATCGCGATGGGATTCTACCTAAGCACGGTGTTCATGGACGTGGTGAGGTGGGTCACGGTGTGGCTGCCGGGGAACATAGACCAAGGGAGGCTAGACAATGTTTATTGGACACTGGCGGTGGCAGCGACACTCAATTTTGGCTACTTCCTCGTCTGTGTCTGGCGATACAAGTACCATAACCGAGGGACGGGTGTGGCAATGTAG